The segment tatctgttgacCATCTGTTTCAAGTATCTATTCTTGATACAATAACAAAACTCGCAGCAAACTAGGGATGGAAAGAAAGTTCCTCAAACCTGATAGAAGGCATCTATGAAAAACCTACAGCTAGCTTCATACTCAGCAATAATACAATCACTTTAGCCCCTAAGATCAAGGTACGAGATAAGAATGTCTGTGCTCTCCATTTCTAGTTAACATTTAACTTGAAGGTTCTGGCCAGTACAGGTAAGCAGGAAGATAATAAAAGGCATTcagattgggaaggaagaagtaaagctgtCTTTATTTGCAGACAACATAGAATTCTGTCTTCAGCTAAACTATCCATCACTTGTTGGAGTAGGGTTCCCACAAAGAACTCAGAAAATtgacatcctgaaccctcttttGTTAGGAAGTTACTTGAAGATGTATCCCACTCAGATTAGGAGGAAGCCAAGGGAACGGGGGGAAAGGAGAGGATCGTAGAAGGAACAGCTCTGACTCTGGTCAGCTCCAGCGTGGGAGCTCCGTGGCAGGCCTGGAGAACACTCCACATCAGAGCACGAGGGGGAGCCCAGGAAACAAAGAATATTGTAGACTGGGGGCATTCAGGCTTGAACAGAATTGAAGCTCTGCAAAAGACAAAGGGAAGAAGTTATGAAGGCGGAAGCCTGTAGGAGAGGCAAGTTACCTATGTAAGGAAGCCAGGGTACAGTTGTGAAGCCCACTGAAGTGAGGTGTGCATTTAAGCAATGTGAGAAAAGAAGAATCCATTACACGTTGATGTTTCAAGGGTTTTTTCCCTCCTAAAAGAGACCAGGGTTTAAGAGCAGtgtcctcctggagaaggaaatgggccaAAGAAAAGGATGTTCTTGGTCTGGCATACTGACATATTCTTAAAGGCTTGTCACCGATTGTCAGATCATAATGCTGATTTTGCACACCAAGAGTGTAAAACGAGACATGTAGCTGATAGTAGGTTGGACTATGGAAATCAGATGAAGGGCAGCCTGGACCTTTTTAACAACCAAAGAAACTCATTGAGTTAGATTTCTAGGTGCTGTGTTTCAGCTCCTTTGGTAATGATCCAGAAGAAACCAAGGACAAGCTGTTTGATAAAAATGGACACAACAAACTTGCATGAGTACTGTGTGGAAAATAGCTGTTTCCACTTTGGAATGCTGGTGCTTTGCTGAGGCCGAAGTTCTGCCTGGTGAGCCTAGACTAGCCTGATCCTCAGTGCAGAGACATGTTTTTGAGGGCTGTCTTGGAGGAGTCTTGATGTCTCTCTTGATGACACTGTCAGGCAGAAGGAAACCGGATCTAGAAGACAGAGGAGATGACAGCAGTGTAGGGCTCAGTAAGTGGAGGTTAGATTATGTTGGTGTGGATGTGTCAGTGGGAAGATGCAGTTCTTCTGAATGGTACAGCAGGCAATAGTTGAAAGCAAGAGAGATAAGAGGATGGGAAGTAAAAATGAATTGATCCAAAATCAAAGGTGAATGGTGGACTAAGGATGAGGAATGAGTGGTGAGGTATGTTCTGGAAAGATGCCCGCCACTCATTGTCCCTACAGTGGCTTCAGGGCAGGTGATGACTGTGTGTGGAGGGCCAGCAAGGGCCAGCAATCTGTGCTGAATGGACCCAGCCTCGGTGGACATTTGTTGACTGGCTGCCTCTTTTTCCCCAATAGGAGTGGTATCCGTCTGTTTCGAGGGGGACAGTGACGGTTACATCAACTTGGTGGCCTACCCGTACGTGGAAAGTGAGACCGTGGAGCCGGATGACACACCGGAGCGGGAGCAGCCTCGGCGCAAGCACTCCCGCCGGAGCCTGCACCGGTCGGGCAGTGGCAGTGACCACAAGGAGGAGAAAGCCAGCCTGCCCCTCGAAACCTCGGAGAGGTAAGGGGGTGGTGAGCAGGGCTGGCAGTTCACGTCTGGTGCTATGAGCACAGATACTCAGCGTATCTCTAGTGTCCTGATGCGTCACGGGGAAGCAGGGCTCAAGGTGGAGGGACAATGGCTGATGTTCACAGGTTCACCCCATCGTGCCATCTGCCGCCCGCGTGTTCCATCGCTCCAGTGAAACCCGCTTCTGAGTTTGGCTGTACTGGTCGAGAGAGAGAATGGAGTTCTCTCAGCTCTTTGGAAGCAAGAACACGCTGTTGTTTTCTTCCAGCTTTGTTATGTCTTGCTTCCCAAGGCAGAGGTGGATGCACTGGCCCGACCGCAGAGCCCAGAGGCAGTGAGTGCAGCCAGGCCCATGCTCTAAGGGTTTTGGAGTCAGATCTCTGAGACTCTGATATCACCATTAACCCTTGCCCTGCATCTAAAATTCAGTGTATTGAATTGGAATTTGAATTTTCTTACAGAtcaggaaaaataattatttatcttGATATATCATGCAAAAAATGTGAACCCCCACAAGCGTGGCCACAGTCCAAAGGATAGACAGTGAAAGTTTTGTTGAGGTTATGGAGAAACGGGAACCCTCCTGagttgctgatgggaatgtaaaatagtgctgGCATTCTGGAAGACAATTTAGGCagtttttcaaaaagttaaatgCAGCAACTGCAGTCCTAGGTATATGCCCAAGAGAACTGAAGGAAAATAGTCATGTGTAAACTGTGTAtgcaaatatttatagcagcgTTATTcctaatagccccaaactggaaacagcctGAATGTCTATCAGTTGATGAGTGGATGAATTAAATGTGGTATTGGATATCACTCAGCAGTGAGAAGGAATGGAATACTGACACAGGCTACActatgaatgaaccttgaaaacatatgtcaagtggaagaagccagtcacagaaaacCACATATTGTATGGTTCCATTTACTTAAAATGTTCAGAATCGGTAAATCCACATCTTTTCTGtccaagagacagaaagtaggtcaGTGAATGCCAGGGGTTGAGGGGGCAGGGTTGATGAGAAGTTGCTACTGCTAATGGTGACAAGATTTGTTGTGAGCGTgatgaaaatttataaaaattagatagtggtgatgtttTCTAACCTTGTGACtctacttgaaaaaaaaacaaactactgaattgtaaaaataaataaataaaactaatgtaaacaaaaaataatgtgaGCTTTTTGAACCAAAGTGAAATCAAAATTATATGATTAAATTACTTTGTACATACTTAATCTCACTCAAAAATAAGTTTCAGTGAGGGAAtccatggcagtccagtgattatgaCTTGGCACATTCATTGTCGAGGGCCTGAGTTCGAGCCCCGGGAAATGAAGATCTtgcaagctgtgcagcatggccaaaaaaaaaaaaaaaaaaaaatcagtaactaGACTGCTCTGTGGCTTGACTTAGAATTAGGGCTTTTCTTAGACGTGGCAACACACAGTTTCTcgctcatcagatcagatcagtttaGCAGCGCTGGCTGCACGCTCTCGCCCCTTACTACTTACACCATTTACCCACTCGAAGGGGCCCATGCTCCTGGGGCCATGTGTCTCCCTTCAGAAAGATCTGTGGATGCACGTTAGACTTGATCCAGGCTCCCCAACCCTATGTAGTGAGACCCCAGAGGATGACTCATCTGAGCCCCTTAGCAATGTATATGTTCTTCCTTCTTAGCCCCCAAGAGGCAAAGAGTCCAAAGGTGGAGCTACACAGCCACTCGGACGTCCCTTTCCAGATGCTAGATGGCAACAGTGGCCTGAGTTCTGAGAAGATCAGCCACAACCCCTGGAGCCTGCGCTGCCACAAGCAGCAGCTGAGCCGCATGCGCTCCGAGTCCAAGGACCGAAAGCTCTACAGTATCCTTGTCACTGCTCCTCCTGCAGCGCTGCTACTTGGGACCATGGCTTCTATGGCAGGGCGCCTCCCGGTACCATGGTCAGCACCCGCTCTGTTCCGGGGCTCGTCTTTTGTTCTTATCTCCCTTTACCATAGGCTCTTCTTCATATTTTCGTCATTCTTTTCCCCCCTGCCTTTTGGGCCTGGTAAGACTGAAGCTTAAACTTAGCAGTCTAGAAAAGTGCTATCCAGTAGAACTCGGTGACGATGGAAGAACCCGTGCTAAAATCTGTGCTAGCCATTAGCCATACTGTTACTGAAATGTGGCTGCTGTGACCGAGTTactcaatttttaatttatttaattaaaatctgCATTTAAGTCAGCAGGTATGGATAGTGGCTACCATATTTATCAGTGCATGTCTAGAAtcaggggtgtgtatgtgtgtatccgCATATGAACACATGTACCCATGTGTATTTCTCCCCTCCcagcagatattttttaaaaaaatgtgttttagtGTTTTTTCTAAAGATAAACAATATACCAATGTAAAATAGTTTTAAGATAGCAGAGGTAAAAAAAGTATTATGAAATGAGAACTCTTAAAATGGGTTAGTGTTTTGAAACAGTGGACAATAAATAACTAAGACTTACTGAGAAACTGAGGGGAAGTGTGCTGAGCACTTCATATGTacttactcagttttcctgtctTTTGAGGGAGGAACTGTTCTGACTCCCATTTATAGATGAGTGTGTGGAAGCACGGGGGGATGTATTATGCCCAGAGCCAGTGAGTGGAAAGGCAGGGTCCTACGCCCCAGGCATCGTGAGATACCACTGCAGCCTTCTTCGAGTTTTATTCTTGCTTGTTTATAAATCATAGCAGGCAATGAGGCTAGTTAAAAGCCTCATGTAATGAATTTCACATTACTCTTTAAAGGGTTAGAGGATATGAAAATGTTCATCATCAGAGTGATGCTGAGGGTCTTACCCTCTAAGACCAGGTGATTGCTCCATAGTTCAAAATGTGGAACTGAGGGCTTGTCTGTGAGCCTCGATGATGACTATTGGCAGACCTGTGACAAGCCAGTACCTTTATCTAAGATCATTGCAGACAGGAGATGTAGATGAAGTCCTGGATGTAAACAGAAGATCCTGGAGGTACTAAGGGATAAGTTTAACTATATGGCTTGAAGTTTAGTCagaaaatggcaagagtgaaattTAAATCCAGATTTTTCTAAAGATTCCTGTTTGGGAATGTTAAATCTGAGTCATTTTTGCAGTAGAGCTACAAAGGAAGTTTCTTACTTTTTAGGACTGAATGAGGCACTGGATTGAGCAGGGTCTTGGTTTATTGATGGTGCTAGGGATGTATGTGAAACTCCCAAATTTTCTTTGGTTTACTTCTGTATGCCTGCAAGACAGagctaaagaataaaattaaaatgatgacaTCAAAAAATGTGGCAAATACATACGattaaaatttattcataaaaGGCATGAAATTTTGTCACATGCTACAGTATGGATGAACCTCGAAACCAATTTGCTAAGTGAAGTAGCCAGATATAAAGGGGAAAATATTCTATGACTCTGCTGATATGAAGTACCTAGGACGGGCACATTCATAGCAACAAAAAGTAGAATAGTGGTTTCCAGGGGATGAGGGGCGGGGGAGGAATAAGAGTTATTGTTTCAATATTATCTATTGGGAAGGGAGAAatacacatgtgtacatgtgttcgcgtgtgcgtacacacacacacacacacacacacacacactcccgaACAGTTTCTAATttctgtttgggaagatgaaaaggtTTTGGAGATTGCATGGTGGTGATAGTTGGCATACTTAAAGATGGTTAACCTGGTAAATGGTGTATGTGTTTTcccataataaaaatgttttcaaagaaataataagCCAGTTGTGTGACACCCACATTTGAGAGTCTGTGAGGTGAACACACGTTACATTAGAAGggagtgctttctttttttttttttttaaatatatgtgctgccgaagcgagcacagGGAGTGCTTTCTTTTGGAGTAAAACTGGATTGTCCTTTGCTGGCTGGGACTGCTGGCGAGTATGGTCGTTATTCCCCTTGACCGCGGCCCAGAGTTCCTCCTGCTTGAGAACGTGGTGCACCACTTCAAGTACCCCTGCGTGCTGGACCTGAAGATGGGCACCCGGCAGCATGGCGATGACGCATCCGCTGAGAAGGCTGCGCGGCAAATGCGGAAGTGCGAGCAGAGTACGTCGGCGACGCTGGGCGTCAGGGTCTGTGGCATGCAGGTGAGTCGGCCGTGGCGAGAGCCTAGGTGCTTGCGTGTtcggggttgtgtgtgtgtgcctgcttgCTGTCCATGCCAGGGGTCCCCTCGGCCCACAGTGGGCCAGAGTCTCCTCTGGGAGGATGAgtcccctggggtggggggcgctgaGTGCCTGTTTGCAGATTTGTTCCCTGAGCCCTCTCGTCCTTAACCGGGGACCCTGGACTGGGCTCGAGTGCAGAACCACTGTGAGAGCCTGTTGCCTTGACATTGGGGCAACTAAGACTCACGTCTGTCAGCACGATCGATATTCCTAGTTTGAGTCCAGCTCGTCTCCCGGAGATCCCCACAGGTAATGGCGGAACACCTGCAGGCCTGGTCTCCACACTCTCCTGCCTTTACCACAGGAAAGCTCAGGGCAAACTTGGCCTGCTCACTCCAGCTGTGCAGGGTGGAGCAGAAAAGCACAGGTTGGTCAGAAGTACTTTCCAGACCGCGCCTGCCCAGGGCCCCGTGAGGTCTAAAGACCTCCCTGGTACTCACCCACCTGTCTCCTGGGGTTTTAGGTGTACCAGCTGGACACGGGGCATTACCTCTGCAGGAACAAGTACTATGGCCGTGGGCTCTCCATCGAAGGCTTCCGCAACGCCCTCTATCAGTACCTGCACAACGGCCTGGACCTGCGGCGTGACCTTTTTGAGCCCATCCTGAGCAAACTGCGGGGCCTGAAGGCCGTGCTGGAGCGGCAGGCCTCCTACCGCTTCTACTCCAGCTCCCTGCTTGTCATCTATGACGGCAAGGAGTGCCGGTCTGAGTCCTACCTGGACCGCAGGTCCGAAATGCGTCTGAAGCACCTGGACACCAGCCTCCCAGAGGTGGCCCCGCCCTGTAGCCCTAGCACCAGCCTCAGCAGCACCAGCCCGGAGGCGGGCCCCTTCTCTCCGCCCAAGGTGGACGTCCGCATGATCGACTTTGCACACAGCACGTTCAAGGGCTTCCGAGATGACCCCACAGTGCACGACGGACCCGACCGAGGCTATGTGTTCGGCCTGGAGAACCTCATCAGCATCATGGAACAGATGCGGGACGAGAACCAGTAGGCCCAGCTCGGGGCCCCCCGGACCCCGTTCCTCTCCACCCGCAGGCAGGGACCATTGCTCTCAACTCGCCGTGAGGACACACAGACTTGCTTTTAAAGGGTTATATTTCTCTTTGGTGTAAactaaaagaaatgtttttagcTGTAGCCTGGAATCCATATATATAAAGTGACGGAGGGCAGAACACGTCCTCTCAGCCAGGCTGCCTAGCTCGACGGCTCTGACTGCTGTGTCCAGGTGGACTTAGGAAGGAAGAGGTGCCCCTGGTGGGCCTGGCAGCGGGGACAGGTTGCCCTTGGACTTTGGTTTCTCTTGCCCAGGTCTTTGGGGGCTGTGACTGCAGGGTCCTGCTAGTAGCAGGGTGAAGCCCTGGGTTGGCGCAGGGCCCTTCCATGTTCATTCACCCCTGGTTCCTCAGTCACAGAGGGTTGGGTGCCCATCTCTTGGGGGACTTTGTAACCTGTGCTGTGGGTATTACCCATCTCTCTGACAGGTGTTCCCAGGGCACCAAGGGGCCAACTGTACAAAGCTGGACCCTTCCTGGTTCTGACCTTGGCATGAGGCTAGATTCATGAAGCTGTGCTGAAGCCACCTATGGCAGAGGGCAGGCTCTGGGATCCCCAGGCACTGTTTGGCACTTGAACCTACTCCTGCCTGCACACCCCAGCCAGCCTTTCTCACCAAGATCCCTTGCCTAAGGAGGCCATCCCCTCTTGCCCCACTGGAGGGGGCCCTGCTCTGTGTGCTGAGGAGAGTCAGCCTCCCAGCAGGCTTTGGGGCCTCTGATGGCTCTGACCCAGACAGTATTTGCAGCCCCTGGGCTGTGGATAGGAATCCGCTTCCTTTGGCTTTTTGGGCAGCTCTGCTGCCTCGGAGAGACTGCTCCTTCCAGGGCTCAAAGGCTGTGGTCCGCTCAGGGTCTCACCTCTCCCCAGGCCAAGCTCAAGGCAGCAGCCCACTGTGAGGAGCTCCAGGCTTGTGAGGGAGAACTTTAGGCTTGTTTGCTTTTGAGGACATTGGGCGCTGGGTGCAGATGCCCAGACTCTGCTAACGAGAGTTTTGTCTTACCAGTACTGGGGTCCATCCGTCTGTCCATTCATCCATGTGCCAGCCCCTGTGATCTTTTTCCCTGGGGTATAGCCTTGTTCAGTAGTGAGTATTGATTTCCCTCATGCTTCCCTCAGCAGAAGATCCTCTTCCCCATTTCTGAGGTGAGTTTTTGCCCCTGTGCCCTTCCTCAGCAGGTGCTACCTTTTAAAAGTGGTAGCAGAATGAGTCAGAGGAGGTGTTTCCCTGCTGGCCCAGCACCGTCTCTGTGGGCCTGCAGCGTGGCCCCCTCAGCACTCAGCACCGACGGTACCACAGCGAAGACCTCAGGGGGGTGACCCCTTCCTTGGCGATGGTTTCGGTGATTTTGCTGCCAGCCTGTAACGGCACAGAGACCTGCCACCTCTAGTAGGTGTGGCCAGGAGCTCCCCTAGCTGTTGCCGAGGTTAGTGGCCTCCCCTCTGAGTCCAGGGCCACTGTCATTGTCACTGCTAGCATGTCCCTGTTACGGCATTAATGGTAAGCCTGCCAGCCTGAGTCTGAGAGAGGCCTCGGTAACTGATGGACTACTTTCCTGCTCCTTAGAGATGCGGCCTCACACAGCTTAAATGGGCTCCACGATGGGATCCCATCTCTCTCGGCCCTCTGACCCTGGTGCCATTGGGTGGGCAGGTTCCCATTCCTGGGGGCCAGGAGGAGCAGCTTGTCTGTTTCTGGTCAGTAAAGAGCATCTTCTCTCATGTACTATTCTGTGGCTTCAGCCATGGGGGCAGTAGCTCTTCCTTAGCGTGGCTGGTTATTTCCTGGCAAGGCCGAGGCTAAACCAAAGGGTCTGGGCCCACTCGGGACCCACTTGATGGCACGTCCCTAGTGTGGGGATGTGCCGTGCTTCCTGAAGTAGTGTATTGTGGGATTTGCTGCCCCATTCTGCTCTTCATTGTGAGAGAGGTTACACCCACTTATATTCAGTATTTTCCTGGCACTAAAACAGCAGGGCTGGTATTTGCTGCTGCTTTCCCAGGGCAGGGTCCCTTCTTTTCGGCACTTTTGAACATTTGCAAGACACAGCCCTGTTATCTAACGGGTGGCAGGCATGTGTGTCTGCACTCGCTCTTTGCCACTATTTTGCCC is part of the Bubalus kerabau isolate K-KA32 ecotype Philippines breed swamp buffalo chromosome 20, PCC_UOA_SB_1v2, whole genome shotgun sequence genome and harbors:
- the IP6K1 gene encoding inositol hexakisphosphate kinase 1 isoform X2 — encoded protein: MCYILWPQCATGPQRNVCLSNHGSGAVWQERKSGRRPGSPPGALHPPGVVSVCFEGDSDGYINLVAYPYVESETVEPDDTPEREQPRRKHSRRSLHRSGSGSDHKEEKASLPLETSESPQEAKSPKVELHSHSDVPFQMLDGNSGLSSEKISHNPWSLRCHKQQLSRMRSESKDRKLYKFLLLENVVHHFKYPCVLDLKMGTRQHGDDASAEKAARQMRKCEQSTSATLGVRVCGMQVYQLDTGHYLCRNKYYGRGLSIEGFRNALYQYLHNGLDLRRDLFEPILSKLRGLKAVLERQASYRFYSSSLLVIYDGKECRSESYLDRRSEMRLKHLDTSLPEVAPPCSPSTSLSSTSPEAGPFSPPKVDVRMIDFAHSTFKGFRDDPTVHDGPDRGYVFGLENLISIMEQMRDENQ
- the IP6K1 gene encoding inositol hexakisphosphate kinase 1 isoform X1, whose protein sequence is MCVCQTMEVGQYGKNASRAGDRGVLLEPFIHQVGGHSSMMRYDDHTVCKPLISREQRFYESLPPEMKEFTPEYKGVVSVCFEGDSDGYINLVAYPYVESETVEPDDTPEREQPRRKHSRRSLHRSGSGSDHKEEKASLPLETSESPQEAKSPKVELHSHSDVPFQMLDGNSGLSSEKISHNPWSLRCHKQQLSRMRSESKDRKLYKFLLLENVVHHFKYPCVLDLKMGTRQHGDDASAEKAARQMRKCEQSTSATLGVRVCGMQVYQLDTGHYLCRNKYYGRGLSIEGFRNALYQYLHNGLDLRRDLFEPILSKLRGLKAVLERQASYRFYSSSLLVIYDGKECRSESYLDRRSEMRLKHLDTSLPEVAPPCSPSTSLSSTSPEAGPFSPPKVDVRMIDFAHSTFKGFRDDPTVHDGPDRGYVFGLENLISIMEQMRDENQ